The Candidatus Methylomirabilota bacterium genome segment GCGCGCGAAGCGCCCCGAGCGGCTGCCCGTCGTCCTCACGCGCGACGAGGTACGCGCCGTGCTCCAGCGGCTCGACGGCGTGCCGCGCCTCATGGCCTGCCTGCTCTACGGCGCCGGCCTCCGGGTGCTCGAGTGCTGCCGGCTCCGAGTCCAGGACATCGACTTCGCCACCAACCAGATCGTCGTCCGCGGCGGCAAGGGCGACAAGGACCGGGTCACGATGCTCCCCGCCACCGTCAAGACCGACCTCACGCGGGACCTCGAGGCTGTCCACGCTCAGCATCACCGTGATCTTGCCGCCGGGGCCGGCTGGGTGGAGCTGCCGACCGCCCTATCGAGGAAGTACCCGAACGCGGGGCGGGAGTGGGTCTGGCAGTGGGTCTTCCCCGCCACCCGGCTCTACCGTGACCGGCTGACCGGGCAGCGCCGCCGCCATCACCTGCACGAGTCGGTGCTGCAGCGCGCCGTGAAGGCCGCGGTCCGCCGCGCGGAGCTCCCGAAGCGCGCGAGCCCCCACACCCTGCGCCACTCGTTCGCGACGCACCTGCTCGAGGACGGCCACGACATCCGGACCGTCCAGGAGCTACTTGGGCACCGGGACGTGACCACCACCATGATCTACACCCACGTCCTGAATCGTGGGCCGGCCGCGGTGAGAAGCCCAGCGGACCGGATGTTCGGCCCATGACCCCGCCCGCGGCCCTGGGTGCTATACGCATCGGGATACGCTGCGCCCCGTCGCAGCCTATCTCGACTCGGGCAGGTCGGTCCCTACGACCACAAACGGCGGGTTCGAAACGCCGATGTGCTCCATCGGCGCGTCGGCTCCAAATCACGATACGCTGCAGGAGGTCGCAGGGATCGTCGTATTATGCAGACCGGCCTATCCAGTGGTCGAATTCTAGTTAGGCCCATGGAGCAAGTCACATGCTAACAATGTGCAAATCGTTGGTGAAGAGAGCCTTTTTCACAGTTGCCCCTCAGACAGCGACAAAGATCATGTCTGCGCGAGCGCGAGCACATTCACACAAGCTGGTGAAGGAATGGGGGCTCTTTCAGCTCAATCAGAAATTGATGCGGGAAGTCGGGACCCAGATCATCTCCGGGCCGTTCAAGGGCATGACCCTCACCCCGATGACCTATGAGGAGCATATTGGCCCCTACCTGCTCGGCACCTACGAGATGGAGCTGCATCCGTGGTGGGAACACGTATTCCTGCAGTCGTTCGGGCAGATCATCGACGTAGGCGCCAAGTTTGGGTATTATGCGGTCGGCCTCGCGCACAGGTTTCCTCATGCCCCCATCGTCGCGTTCGACACCGACTGGTGGGCACGAGACGCGGTCCGAGAGATGGTCGCCGCGAATCGTGCGGCAGGTGTCTCCGTCCAGGGCTTCTGTAGCCCGGCGTGGCTGAAGAAGAACCTGCACGAGAATGCGCTGATCATCAGTGACTGCGAGGGGTATGAGCGCGAGTTGTTCTGTACTACCGAGATCCCAACGTTGACGAGCGCGACGATGATCATCGAGACCCACGAGAATTTCGTGCCAGGGGTGTTGGCGGATATTGTTACCCAATTCGCGCGGACACACATTGTCCACGAGGTCAGTTCACGCTCGAACTCGCCAATTCCTGAGGTGCGCGTGCACTCGCTCACGGAAGACGAGATGCGCCGTGCAAGCAATGAGGTGCGCCCGCACCAAACATACGTGTTCCTGGTTCCGAGACCGGCCTAACAACGCCTTGCAGCTGACTGCCTCCAGCCTCCGCTCCTACGTCGCTCCGGCTTCCGGCAGCAGCTGAAGGCGGGCGTTGGACCAAAGGAGGAGCAACCGATGTCAGAGCCCACTCCGGCTCAGCGAATCGAGCTCGTCATCAGAACGTATATCCAGGCATGCAACGATGCCGACGCGAAAGCAATTGCCGCATGCTTCAGCCCGGAGGCGGTCCATTATTCTCCTTCAAGTCCCAAGTGGGTGGGCGCAGCCACCATCGGTAACAATTTTGCGCAGCGAGTCCGGGAAAAAGGGCAGTGCTGGACCGTGGACGAACTGGTCATCGACGTCGACCGCTGCTCGGCGACACTGGAGTGGACGAGGTTTGATCCCACCACCATGCCCAACGTCCTCCGCGGAGTGGATTGGTTTGTCTTTGAGCCCAACTCATTTCGTATTCGCGAGATCCGTCCCTACGTCGCAGCACCACTCCATCCCGACAAGGCGCGCCAAGAATTGCTGGATTTCGATTATGCAGGGCGAGGGTATCCGACGACACTTCCTGCAGCGCACACCCGATGAGGCCCCATGAGAGCCGCGATAAGTAGCGGTCCAACTGCCCGCTTCAGCGGTCCGGAGGCTCGCAATCGCTCGC includes the following:
- a CDS encoding integron integrase — protein: MAIVETRSLAPYAKLPAGGGDIAAWSFREANSPEPARPRLLDRVRHALRARHMSRRTEEAYVGWIRRYIFFHHKRHPAEMGAPEVTKFLTSLAVDGHVAASTQNQALSGLLFLYRDVLEIDLPWLDGIVRAKRPERLPVVLTRDEVRAVLQRLDGVPRLMACLLYGAGLRVLECCRLRVQDIDFATNQIVVRGGKGDKDRVTMLPATVKTDLTRDLEAVHAQHHRDLAAGAGWVELPTALSRKYPNAGREWVWQWVFPATRLYRDRLTGQRRRHHLHESVLQRAVKAAVRRAELPKRASPHTLRHSFATHLLEDGHDIRTVQELLGHRDVTTTMIYTHVLNRGPAAVRSPADRMFGP
- a CDS encoding nuclear transport factor 2 family protein; its protein translation is MSEPTPAQRIELVIRTYIQACNDADAKAIAACFSPEAVHYSPSSPKWVGAATIGNNFAQRVREKGQCWTVDELVIDVDRCSATLEWTRFDPTTMPNVLRGVDWFVFEPNSFRIREIRPYVAAPLHPDKARQELLDFDYAGRGYPTTLPAAHTR